Proteins encoded in a region of the Limanda limanda chromosome 17, fLimLim1.1, whole genome shotgun sequence genome:
- the LOC133023787 gene encoding transmembrane protein 235-like: MRYGSVIVAAGGSALLSFCLLAVAIGTDYWYIIDVTKPNHTGADDLSSHSGLWRIYEGANSSSVIPSFTANMSSLSELERHLLGLHKVVVILLPLSLVMLVFGWIFGLVSSLARSPKLLAGSATHLLLCSFFTLCGVSIYIKYSNRAMEEFEQIVSPADLAYVHVSFGWSLALAWLSYSLEVTTGLLLMLAATITHMKGRYDSGVVIAML; encoded by the exons ATGAGGTACGGATCTGTGATCGTTGCTGCTGGGGGCTCAGCTTTGCTCAGTTTCTGCCTCCTCGCAGTTGCAATTGGGACTGACTACTGGTACATCATCGACGTGACTAAACCCAACCACACAGGCGCAGACGACCTGAGTTCTCATTCTGGACTGTGGAGGATTTATG AGG GAGCAAACAGTAGTTCGGTCATCCCTTCTTTCACGGCAAACATGTCCAGCCTGTCAGAGTTGGAAAGGCACCTTCTCG GCTTACACAAGGTGGTGGTCATCCTGCTGCCCCTCAGCCTGGTCATGCTGGTGTTTGGCTGGATCTTTGGTCTTGTCAGTTCTCTGGCCCGCAGTCCGAAGTTGTTGGCCGGATCAGCAacacaccttctcctctgcA GTTTTTTCACCCTGTGCGGTGTCAGCATCTACATCAAATATTCCAACCGGGCCATGGAGGAGTTCGAGCAGATCGTGTCCCCGGCGGACCTCGCCTATGTGCACGTGTCCTTCGGCTGGTCCTTGGCCCTGGCCTGGCTCTCCTACAGCCTGGAAGTGACCACCGGCCTGCTGCTCATGCTCGCTGCTACAATAACTCATATGAAGGGACGTTATGACTCTGGAGTGGTTATCGCCATGTTATAG
- the fscn2a gene encoding fascin-2a — MPTNGINRALKLQFGLINYENRYLTAEAFGFKVNASGTSMKKKQIWTLEQDEQDSQVVFLRSHLGRYLASDKDGKILCGTEKPDPACRFLIVPQSDGRWALQSEPYLRYFGGSADYLSCFAQVVGEQELWAVHLALHPQASLLSVARKRYAHLSSSDGEISVDSNIPWGVDSLVTLVYLDGKYSLKTCDSRFLRNDGKLVKENHNNTSFTLELKSGKLAFKDCDGKYLTPMGPTGTLRSGRCSKPGKDELFDLEESHPQVVFQAANKRFVSVKQGVSVSANQDVETDMETFQMEIDKESKKAMFRTNGGSYWTLVSHGEIQSTAKEVEVNTMFDIEWRGQRVALKARNGKYVYTKKNGQLSAVSDTVGDDELFLMKLINRPMLILHGENGFVCHHKSSNTLDANRSVYDIFSLIFNDGAYNVKSVSGKFWYVSSSGLVCSDGEKPEDFFLEFLEHGRVAIMGSNGKYLRGDQGGTLMGDGTCVDASSLWEY, encoded by the exons ATGCCCACAAACGGAATTAACAGGGCCCTGAAGCTGCAGTTTGGCCTCATTAACTATGAGAACCGCTACCTGACCGCTGAGGCCTTTGGCTTCAAGGTGAATGCCTCGGGCACCAgcatgaagaagaaacagatCTGGACCTTGGAGCAGGACGAACAAGATAGCCAAGTGGTGTTCCTCCGCAGCCACCTGGGACGCTACCTGGCCTCTGACAAAGATGGAAAGATCTTGTGTGGCACGGAGAAGCCTGACCCCGCCTGCCGTTTCCTTATCGTGCCCCAGTCTGATGGCCGATGGGCATTGCAATCGGAGCCTTACCTGCGTTACTTTGGAGGCTCGGCTGATTACCTGTCCTGCTTTGCCCAAGTCGTTGGAGAACAAGAGCTGTGGGCCGTCCACTTGGCTTTACACCCACAGGCCAGTCTGCTCAGTGTGGCACGTAAGCGCTACGCCCATCTGTCTTCCTCAGATGGAGAGATCTCCGTGGACAGCAACATTCCCTGGGGAGTGGACTCCCTAGTCACCTTGGTATACCTGGACGGCAAGTACAGCTTGAAGACCTGTGACAGCCGTTTCCTCAGGAATGATGGCAAACTGGTGAAGGAGAACCACAATAATACCAGCTTCACCCTGGAGCTCAAATCGGGCAAGTTGGCCTTTAAGGACTGTGATGGGAAATATCTGACCCCGATGGGTCCGACAGGGACGCTGCGCTCAGGTCGATGCTCCAAGCCTGGAAAAGATGAGCTGTTTGATCTTGAGGAGAGTCATCCACAAGTAGTTTTCCAAGCCGCCAATAAAAGATTTGTCTCGGTCAAGCAAG GAGTGAGTGTTTCAGCCAATCAGGATGTGGAGACAGACATGGAGACCTTCCAGATGGAGATTGATAAGGAGAGCAAAAAGGCCATGTTCAGGACCAATGGTGGATCCTACTGGACTCTCGTGTCTCACGGAGAGATCCAGTCCACTGCCAAAGAAGT agaggtcaacacaatGTTTGACATCGAGTGGCGAGGACAGAGGGTGGCGCTCAAAGCAAGAAACGGAAAGTATGTGTACACAAAGAAGAACGGGCAGCTCTCAGCGGTCAGCGATACAGTGG GTGACGATGAATTGTTCCTGATGAAACTCATCAACCGCCCCATGCTGATCCTCCATGGAGAGAATGGCTTTGTGTGTCACCACAAGAGCTCCAACACACTGGATGCCAATCGCTCCGTCTACGACATATTCTCATTGATCTTCAACGATGGCGCCTACAACGTAAAAA GCGTGAGTGGAAAGTTCTGGTACGTGTCTAGCAGTGGCCTAGTGTGCTCCGATGGAGAGAAGCCGGAGGACTTTTTCCTTGAGTTCCTGGAACACGGACGCGTCGCCATCATGGGCTCCAATGGCAAGTACCTTCGTGGAGACCAGGGAGGCACACTTATGGGTGATGGTACATGTGTCGATGCATCTTCTCTCTGGGAGTACTGA